The stretch of DNA TCGTTTCGGAGAGCTTTCATCGCAGGATAAAGCGTTATTGAATGAACTTGTACATGGAGTAGTGCGATGGGAACGTAAACTCGATTGGATTCTGCGCGGATTTTATCGAGGTGAGTTTTCCAAATGTATTCCAAATTTGAAGAATGCAATGCGCGTAGCTCTTTATCAAATTCTTTTTCTTGATAACATTCCCGATTATGCAGCTGTTAATGAAGCAGTGGAATTTGTAAAAAAACTTCAAGGGGAAAAATCCGCAGATTTAGTGAATGCAGTTTTAAGGAATATTATCCGGGCAAAGCAAGAAATTCGTTATCCTAATCAAGAGGAAGATACTATTAACTATTACGGAACAATTTATTCGCATCCCAACTGGCTTGTTAAGAGATGGATTTCAAGATACGGTGCTGACTTTGCTGAAAAATTGATGTCAGAAAATAATGAACGACCAAGATTAACATTGCGGTTTAACCAAAGCCGTACAAGCAGAGAAGATTTTCTGAAAAAATTAAATAAGGCAGAGTTAAAATTTCGAGAATCGATCTATTCAAATAATTTCATCACCTTACTTCATCTTACTAATATCACAGATTGGGATTATTTCAAGGAGGGATATTTTTCTATTCAAGATGAATCTGCCGGGCTCCCTTGTCTTCTATTAGATCCTCAGCAGGAAGATGCCGTACTTGACCTTTGTGCAGCACCTGGAGGGAAAAGCAGCTTCATCTCCGAACTAATGATGAATAAAGGAAAAATATTCGCTGTTGATAAATATGCAAGCCGAATTGCTCTGATGAAGAAAAATATCGAACGGTTAAAGCTCACTAATATTAATTTTCTCGAAGCGGATAGCGAGAAGCTAGAAATGGAATCAGTTGATAAAGTACTTGTTGATGTTCCATGTTCCGGTTTGGGTGTTCTTATGAAGAAACCAGAAATAAAATGGAAACGTGACGCTGATGATATAAAAAGATTATCTCAAATTCAGAAACGGTTGTTAGAGAGTGCTTCAAGATTAGTTAAAGTAGGCGGTGTAATTGTATACAGCACTTGCACTATAGAGCCTGAAGAGAATTTTGAAATCATAAAAGACTTCTTGATACATAACTCGCATTTTGAATTGGTTACAAATCATCCGAACCTTCATCCGAGTCTAATTGATGAGAATGGATGCATCTCTACCTTCCCAAATATTCACGGGATGGATGGAAGTTTTGCGGCTAAAATTTTAAGGAAATCTTAATGCAATTACTTACTTTAAGTTCGCATGACGTGATGAATGTTTATCTCGAAGACTCAAATGTTGCTTCTGAAAAATCTCTTGAGTAACTTTTTATTGAATTAAGAAATATTCAAATTAAATGACTGAACTAGGGAAGGAAATAAAAGAAAGAAGATTACTTCGCGGAATTTCGTTGAAGGAAATTTCCGAAAGTACACGTATCGATCTAAAGTATCTCGAAAAAATTGAAAACAACGAATTTGATTTTCTTCCACCTCTTTACGTTAAGTCATTTTTAAAAAGCTATCTTTCAATCTTGGACGTGGACTCCAATGATTATCTCAAAAAGCTGGATGAGCTACTTAAGGGAAGAATAATTGAAGAAGAACCCGTTCCAAGCGAACCTGATGCAATCGAATTTGCTCCAGAAAAGATTTTAGATATTAAATCATTTCTGAAATCGAAGACAACAATACTGGTACTTGTTTCCATGATCCTTTTAATTTTTGTAATCATATTAATAATTCCTGGGAAAGAAGTGAACCATGAATTTGTTGATGGAACAGTTGATGACACTATGCCGCGTTTTAATGAAAAAAAACCAGCCCAAGTTATCGATGGAAAAAAAGAGAGCAAGATTCTTTTTTCGAAAGATAGTTTGACATTAATTGGAATCGCTTCTGATTCCGTATGGATGCAAATCAAGGGAGACGGTGCTGTAATCGATGAGATTTTTATGAGAAAGGGAGAACAAAAATTTTGGAGAGCAAAGAAAAATTTTGAAATATTGATTGGGAATGCTGGGGCAATATCGTTTGCATTAAATAAAGAAAATCTTCCATTTGTCGGTATGCCCGGTGCTGTTAAGAGAGTTTATATTGATCCAGAAGGTTTGAAAATATTACGACAGGCAAATGAATCAAAAAGTCAATAATTCTGAAAATGTAAGTTCAGAAATAATTATTCAGCTTGAGAAGCTTCGCGAGCTGATTCATAAATTCGATTATGAATATTATGTGTTGAATGAATCATCAATTCCCGATCGAGAATATGATAAATTGATGGAAGAACTTATATCCTTGGAGAAAAAGTATCCATTTCTGATATCTCCAGACTCACCGACACAGAGAGTCGGAGGTGAACCGACAAAAGAATTTCCAGTAGTTTTTCATGACATTCCAATGCTCAGCTTAGCAAACACTTATTCCGAAGAAGACTTGCACGATTTTCATAAACGCATTAGGGAATTAGTGTCAGCAACTAAACAGATTAATTTCATAGCCGAGTTGAAAATCGATGGAGTTGCAATCAGTTTGCAATACCGCGGAGGACTTTTCGTTCAAGGAGTTACTAGAGGTGACGGGTTAAAAGGTGATGAGATCTCAAATAATCTCAGGACTATCAAATCGATCCCACTGCGCTTGAATTTCAAAGAAGTTGAAGAAAAAATATTTGAAAACATTGAAGTTCGTGGCGAAATTTATATGAATCGTAAAGATTTTGATGCAATGAATTCAGAACGTGAAAAATTGGATGAAAAACTTTTTGCGAATCC from Ignavibacteria bacterium encodes:
- the rsmB gene encoding 16S rRNA (cytosine(967)-C(5))-methyltransferase RsmB translates to METFKNLYVGPRGIAVKILNRVDRTDAYLDKLVDVELRFGELSSQDKALLNELVHGVVRWERKLDWILRGFYRGEFSKCIPNLKNAMRVALYQILFLDNIPDYAAVNEAVEFVKKLQGEKSADLVNAVLRNIIRAKQEIRYPNQEEDTINYYGTIYSHPNWLVKRWISRYGADFAEKLMSENNERPRLTLRFNQSRTSREDFLKKLNKAELKFRESIYSNNFITLLHLTNITDWDYFKEGYFSIQDESAGLPCLLLDPQQEDAVLDLCAAPGGKSSFISELMMNKGKIFAVDKYASRIALMKKNIERLKLTNINFLEADSEKLEMESVDKVLVDVPCSGLGVLMKKPEIKWKRDADDIKRLSQIQKRLLESASRLVKVGGVIVYSTCTIEPEENFEIIKDFLIHNSHFELVTNHPNLHPSLIDENGCISTFPNIHGMDGSFAAKILRKS
- a CDS encoding DUF4115 domain-containing protein, whose protein sequence is MTELGKEIKERRLLRGISLKEISESTRIDLKYLEKIENNEFDFLPPLYVKSFLKSYLSILDVDSNDYLKKLDELLKGRIIEEEPVPSEPDAIEFAPEKILDIKSFLKSKTTILVLVSMILLIFVIILIIPGKEVNHEFVDGTVDDTMPRFNEKKPAQVIDGKKESKILFSKDSLTLIGIASDSVWMQIKGDGAVIDEIFMRKGEQKFWRAKKNFEILIGNAGAISFALNKENLPFVGMPGAVKRVYIDPEGLKILRQANESKSQ